A portion of the Algisphaera agarilytica genome contains these proteins:
- a CDS encoding type II secretion system protein, with amino-acid sequence MRYRTAFTLIELLVVISIIALLIGILLPVLGNARRTAQATKCLSNIRQIETANWLYVLDHDGLLLPTSHSGKSWIEHLRDQYSPELVMRSPLDTSPHFVGGTPTPSTGQYRETSYSLNLVLSPDGVDIGLPDAVASIDSVPQPANTIHTAITVFEGEFAASDHFHPHGWAHPSPDFSAALAANELETSAYGGEPETREAIGGYGYLDGHAATHPFQDNYTDAINHLFKPN; translated from the coding sequence GTGCGCTATCGCACCGCGTTTACGCTTATTGAATTGCTGGTAGTGATTTCGATCATCGCCCTGCTGATCGGCATCCTGCTGCCGGTGCTGGGCAACGCCCGTCGCACCGCCCAGGCCACGAAGTGCCTGTCGAACATCCGGCAGATCGAGACGGCCAACTGGCTCTACGTCCTCGACCACGACGGATTGCTGTTGCCCACTAGCCACAGCGGCAAATCGTGGATCGAACATCTGCGTGATCAGTACAGCCCCGAACTGGTAATGCGATCGCCGCTCGATACCAGCCCACACTTTGTGGGCGGCACCCCTACGCCTTCGACCGGGCAGTATCGCGAGACCAGCTATTCGCTGAACCTTGTCCTTTCACCAGACGGAGTTGATATAGGCCTCCCTGACGCGGTGGCCAGTATCGACTCGGTTCCCCAGCCCGCCAATACGATCCACACCGCCATCACCGTTTTCGAGGGAGAGTTTGCGGCCTCTGACCACTTTCACCCGCATGGCTGGGCCCATCCCTCCCCAGACTTTTCTGCGGCCCTCGCTGCCAACGAACTCGAGACCTCGGCCTACGGCGGTGAACCCGAAACTCGTGAAGCGATCGGCGGCTACGGCTACCTCGACGGCCACGCCGCCACCCACCCGTTCCAAGACAACTACACCGACGCCATCAATCACTTGTTCAAACCCAACTAA
- a CDS encoding PEP-CTERM sorting domain-containing protein, with the protein MNHKVSTTALSTALALTSAVPALAHDGRRLDIQINDDQIVTQGYISGSNPVDDGNGIRRDYYNAVHSHWGTIAGSSVTSLPGFDIEAPSDLGGRGLTLTVEGAYKWADAPFADFAGGHSHTHASGSHTAPMHSSPTHFMPDFQLLDGQEEAIDLYFTNVPTASAVRSSTLDTLDSIALSDSVALDAHYDLRFEYLAGSGGSLINSAAPLTDVYLLKVKLTADGNDAPAESDSIHIILSPAGTNVAGSHGLSLAIEEHLGTPIPEPASLALLAMGGLALAGRRRG; encoded by the coding sequence ATGAATCACAAAGTTTCCACCACCGCCCTTTCGACCGCCCTGGCACTGACCTCGGCCGTCCCCGCCCTGGCCCACGACGGCCGCCGCCTGGACATTCAAATCAACGACGACCAGATCGTCACACAGGGCTACATCAGCGGCTCGAACCCCGTCGACGACGGCAACGGCATCCGCCGCGACTACTACAACGCGGTCCATAGCCATTGGGGCACGATCGCGGGGAGCTCGGTGACTTCGTTGCCGGGTTTCGACATCGAGGCGCCGTCGGACCTCGGTGGTCGCGGCCTGACGCTGACGGTCGAAGGCGCGTACAAGTGGGCCGACGCTCCTTTTGCCGACTTTGCGGGCGGCCATAGTCACACCCACGCCTCGGGCAGCCATACCGCCCCGATGCACAGCAGCCCGACGCACTTCATGCCCGACTTCCAGCTTCTGGACGGGCAGGAAGAAGCCATCGACCTCTACTTCACCAATGTCCCTACCGCCTCAGCTGTCCGAAGCAGCACCTTGGACACGCTTGATTCGATCGCGCTCAGCGACTCGGTTGCGCTCGATGCCCACTACGACCTGCGGTTCGAGTACCTCGCGGGGAGTGGCGGCAGCCTGATCAACAGCGCTGCGCCGCTGACCGATGTGTACCTGCTCAAGGTCAAGCTCACCGCAGATGGGAACGATGCCCCCGCCGAGAGTGATTCGATCCACATCATCCTGTCGCCGGCGGGCACGAACGTCGCCGGCTCGCACGGCCTGTCGCTGGCGATCGAAGAGCACCTGGGCACTCCGATCCCCGAGCCGGCGTCGTTGGCGCTGCTCGCCATGGGTGGGCTTGCGTTGGCCGGGCGTCGACGCGGGTAA
- a CDS encoding class I SAM-dependent methyltransferase, translated as MNDPTPTLENYFQLMAANGADHVYRTAVSSGLLDTLAQSPSSASALAEQLDAQAQPIAMLCDVLKTLGVVEHGDGLWRLSPLGDGLLRGPYRTLGDPYWHHLPEFLQTSEPMAQMDDPAESEARYQGQAAALGWMLAPAASWAAESLAATLDAEGKVSILDAGAGSAIWSLSLAKRLPQAGVTAADWPAVLEVAKATAQRMGLADRLELMPGDLAEASFPADSHDVVILANVAHLMPPDALGQTLKRLAATLRPGGRLVVIDVFPGQAAGDLNRTLYTLGLALRTRAGQTHQPDDVIDLLHTAGLERGCCTPIEAVPYTLGMVTATKP; from the coding sequence ATGAACGACCCGACGCCCACTTTGGAGAACTACTTCCAGTTGATGGCGGCCAACGGCGCTGACCATGTGTACCGCACCGCGGTATCGTCGGGGCTGCTCGATACGCTCGCGCAATCGCCGAGCTCTGCGTCCGCGCTTGCGGAGCAACTGGATGCGCAGGCCCAGCCCATCGCGATGTTGTGTGACGTGCTGAAGACACTCGGTGTCGTTGAACATGGAGACGGGTTGTGGAGGTTGAGCCCCTTGGGTGATGGCCTGCTGCGCGGACCGTACCGAACGCTGGGCGATCCATACTGGCATCACCTGCCCGAGTTTTTGCAGACGTCCGAGCCGATGGCGCAGATGGACGACCCGGCCGAGAGCGAAGCCCGCTACCAAGGCCAGGCCGCGGCGTTGGGCTGGATGCTCGCGCCCGCCGCGTCGTGGGCCGCGGAATCTCTCGCCGCGACCCTCGATGCGGAGGGAAAGGTGAGTATCCTCGATGCGGGTGCGGGCTCGGCGATCTGGAGCCTGAGCCTCGCCAAACGATTGCCGCAAGCCGGGGTGACCGCCGCGGATTGGCCCGCGGTTTTGGAAGTGGCTAAGGCCACAGCCCAGCGTATGGGACTGGCCGATCGATTGGAGTTGATGCCCGGCGATCTCGCTGAAGCGTCATTCCCCGCCGATAGCCATGACGTGGTGATCCTGGCCAACGTGGCCCACCTCATGCCCCCTGACGCGCTCGGGCAAACCTTGAAACGCCTGGCCGCGACATTGCGCCCCGGTGGGCGTCTGGTCGTCATCGACGTGTTCCCCGGCCAAGCTGCGGGCGACCTGAACCGCACGCTCTACACATTGGGACTCGCGCTGCGTACCCGCGCGGGCCAGACCCACCAGCCCGATGATGTGATCGACCTGCTTCATACCGCCGGGCTAGAGCGGGGCTGCTGTACGCCGATCGAAGCCGTGCCTTACACGCTGGGAATGGTGACCGCCACCAAGCCTTAA
- a CDS encoding bifunctional alpha/beta hydrolase/class I SAM-dependent methyltransferase, with product MSEQTWTFTSFDGTELFYRHWQPAQPAKRTLVMFHRGHEHSGRFVDVVEALGLKDTQLFAWDARGHGESPGERGYAPSFGAMVRDVDMFIRHLTEAHGVATEDMVILAHSVGAVTVASWVHSHAPRLRGLILATPALRVRLYVPLAIPGLRLLQKLRGKRKTFVKSYVKAKMLTHDPAQAASYDADPKIAKAIAVNILLGLHDAGSRLIDDAGAIQTPTLMLSGGSDYVVSLNAQRNFFDRLGSPTKKLRVFPKMYHDVLHEADREPVLDAIRGFLDERFAQSAKESALLDADEHGFTFNEYQWLNTQLPTLSPKNLFYLAQTAALKTLGRTSRGVRLGFDTGFDSGKSLDYVYENHAQGSLGIGRLLDRAYLDALGWRGIRQRRLHLHEMIGHAITLAAQDRPEEANVHLLDIAAGCGRYTLEAIKAVEGTGVSATLRDFDPANLEDARQHAESLAVNDVSYEPGDAFDAASLAGITPTPDVAVVSGLYELFPENAPILESLKGLAAGLSAGGYLVYTGQPWHPQVEMIARTLPSHRGQSWVMRRRTQAELDQLVRAAGFEKVQTLVDEWGIFTVSLARKVKP from the coding sequence ATGAGTGAACAGACCTGGACGTTCACCAGCTTCGACGGCACCGAGCTGTTCTACCGCCACTGGCAGCCCGCCCAGCCCGCCAAACGCACGTTGGTGATGTTTCACCGCGGACACGAGCACTCGGGCCGGTTTGTCGACGTCGTCGAAGCGCTCGGCCTCAAGGATACGCAACTCTTCGCCTGGGACGCCCGTGGCCACGGCGAGTCGCCCGGTGAACGCGGCTATGCGCCCAGCTTCGGCGCGATGGTGCGCGACGTGGACATGTTCATCCGCCACCTCACCGAAGCCCACGGCGTTGCCACAGAAGACATGGTGATCCTCGCCCACAGTGTCGGCGCGGTGACTGTGGCGTCGTGGGTGCACAGCCACGCCCCGCGGCTGCGCGGCCTCATCCTCGCTACGCCCGCGCTGCGTGTGCGGTTGTACGTGCCGTTGGCCATCCCCGGGCTGCGGCTGCTGCAAAAGCTCCGCGGCAAGCGCAAGACTTTCGTGAAGAGTTATGTGAAGGCGAAGATGCTCACGCACGACCCGGCCCAGGCCGCGTCCTACGACGCCGACCCGAAAATCGCCAAAGCCATCGCCGTCAATATTCTGCTCGGACTACACGATGCGGGCAGCCGCCTGATCGACGACGCCGGCGCGATCCAGACGCCGACGCTCATGCTCTCAGGTGGCTCAGATTACGTGGTGAGCCTCAATGCGCAGCGGAATTTCTTCGACAGGCTCGGCTCGCCCACGAAGAAGCTGCGCGTATTCCCCAAGATGTACCACGACGTGTTGCACGAGGCGGATCGCGAGCCGGTGCTCGATGCCATCCGCGGCTTCCTGGACGAGCGTTTCGCTCAATCCGCGAAAGAGTCGGCGTTGCTAGATGCCGACGAGCACGGCTTCACGTTCAACGAGTACCAATGGCTCAACACGCAGCTGCCTACACTGTCACCGAAGAACCTGTTCTATCTGGCGCAGACCGCAGCGCTCAAGACATTGGGCCGAACCAGCCGCGGCGTTCGGCTGGGGTTCGACACCGGTTTCGACTCCGGAAAGTCGTTGGACTATGTCTACGAGAACCACGCCCAGGGATCGTTAGGTATCGGCCGGCTACTCGACCGGGCGTATCTGGATGCGCTGGGTTGGCGCGGCATACGCCAACGACGACTGCACCTCCACGAGATGATCGGCCACGCTATCACGCTCGCCGCGCAGGACCGCCCCGAAGAAGCCAATGTGCACTTGCTTGATATCGCAGCGGGCTGCGGTCGATACACCCTCGAAGCGATCAAAGCGGTCGAAGGGACCGGCGTCTCCGCAACGCTGCGTGACTTCGATCCTGCCAACCTTGAGGATGCCCGGCAGCATGCCGAAAGTTTGGCGGTGAATGATGTGTCCTACGAGCCCGGCGATGCGTTCGACGCCGCGTCGCTGGCTGGCATCACGCCGACGCCGGACGTCGCGGTGGTCTCCGGGCTCTATGAGCTCTTTCCCGAGAACGCGCCCATCCTCGAATCGCTCAAAGGCCTGGCCGCGGGGCTATCGGCAGGGGGGTACCTGGTTTACACCGGCCAACCCTGGCACCCGCAGGTCGAAATGATCGCGCGCACGCTGCCCAGTCACCGCGGCCAGTCGTGGGTGATGCGTCGGCGGACCCAAGCCGAACTCGACCAACTCGTGCGGGCGGCGGGTTTCGAGAAGGTGCAGACTCTCGTTGACGAGTGGGGCATCTTTACCGTGTCACTAGCAAGGAAGGTGAAGCCATGA
- the nadB gene encoding L-aspartate oxidase translates to MHSVYTDRRYLIPFRATLLPQIFTDVLVIGGGVAGMRAALAATEGHDEADVIVVAKGKLKQSNTFWAQGGIAAVISEADSVADHVRDTMVAGAGLCDESVVTQIVQEGGERVRELMDWGMRFDLASEDDSTPALGKEGGHSHHRILHTDGDATGKALGQCLGQRIENDPRIRFFQECFVLDLITADNTSESGGQVLGAITHHPKYGLQVIWAAATVLASGGAGQVYRESTNPRVATGDGVAMAYRAGAELQDLAFYQFHPTTLYIAGASRSLITEAVRGEGAHLIDRSSHRFMPDYDERAELAPRDIVSRSILAQMAKTGHTHVYLDARHLGTERFNERFPGIERLLREFDLDPATDTIPVHPSAHYMIGGVRTDAQGRTSLPGLYAAGEVSCSGLNGANRLASNSLLEGLVLGKSAGEAALEMVQANGRRPARIVSDIRLSERSELDLADVRSSLRSVMWRHVGIEREGDHLKEVGEMFLFWARYTMDKIFDDRLGWEVQNLLTVGALITRAAAWRLETRGTHTRLDYPETSDDFRVHETWVKGQPEPTTIPVEQGAEATK, encoded by the coding sequence ATGCACTCTGTCTACACCGACCGCCGATACCTCATCCCATTCCGTGCCACGCTGCTGCCGCAGATCTTCACGGACGTGTTGGTCATCGGCGGGGGGGTTGCGGGCATGCGGGCGGCGTTGGCGGCGACCGAAGGGCACGACGAGGCGGACGTCATCGTCGTGGCGAAAGGCAAGCTCAAACAGTCCAACACCTTCTGGGCCCAGGGCGGCATCGCCGCGGTAATCAGCGAGGCCGACTCGGTGGCCGATCACGTCCGCGACACGATGGTCGCGGGTGCCGGGCTGTGTGACGAATCCGTGGTGACGCAGATCGTGCAGGAGGGCGGCGAGCGGGTCCGCGAACTCATGGACTGGGGGATGCGCTTCGACCTCGCCTCCGAGGACGACAGCACCCCGGCGCTCGGCAAAGAGGGCGGCCACTCCCACCACCGCATCCTCCACACCGACGGCGACGCCACCGGCAAGGCGCTGGGCCAATGCCTCGGGCAACGCATCGAGAACGATCCGCGCATCCGCTTCTTCCAGGAATGCTTCGTCCTCGACCTGATCACCGCCGACAACACCAGCGAAAGCGGCGGGCAGGTGCTCGGCGCGATCACGCACCACCCCAAGTACGGCCTGCAGGTCATCTGGGCCGCCGCCACCGTGCTCGCGTCCGGCGGGGCCGGGCAGGTGTACCGCGAATCGACCAACCCCCGCGTCGCTACGGGCGACGGCGTAGCCATGGCCTACCGCGCCGGGGCCGAGCTTCAGGACCTGGCCTTCTATCAGTTCCACCCGACCACGCTCTACATCGCCGGTGCGTCGCGGAGCCTGATCACCGAAGCGGTGCGCGGCGAAGGGGCGCACCTGATCGACCGCTCGAGCCACCGCTTTATGCCCGACTACGACGAGCGGGCCGAGCTCGCCCCGCGTGACATCGTCTCGCGCAGCATCCTCGCGCAGATGGCCAAGACCGGCCACACCCACGTCTACCTCGACGCCCGACACCTCGGCACGGAACGCTTCAACGAACGCTTCCCTGGCATCGAACGGCTGCTGCGGGAATTCGACCTCGACCCCGCCACCGACACCATCCCCGTCCACCCCTCGGCCCACTACATGATCGGCGGCGTCCGCACCGACGCCCAGGGCCGAACCAGCCTGCCCGGCCTCTACGCCGCGGGCGAGGTCTCCTGCAGCGGGCTCAACGGTGCCAACCGCCTGGCCAGCAACTCGCTGCTGGAAGGACTCGTGCTCGGCAAGTCGGCGGGCGAAGCCGCTTTGGAAATGGTCCAGGCCAACGGGCGACGCCCCGCCCGGATCGTCTCGGACATCCGCCTGTCCGAGCGCAGCGAGCTCGACCTCGCCGACGTCCGATCGAGCCTGCGCAGCGTCATGTGGCGTCACGTCGGGATCGAACGCGAAGGCGACCACCTCAAGGAAGTCGGCGAGATGTTCCTGTTCTGGGCCCGCTACACCATGGACAAGATCTTCGACGACCGCCTCGGTTGGGAAGTGCAGAACCTGCTGACCGTCGGCGCACTGATCACCCGCGCCGCCGCGTGGCGTTTGGAAACGCGCGGCACCCACACCCGCCTCGACTACCCCGAGACGAGCGACGACTTCCGCGTCCACGAAACCTGGGTCAAAGGACAGCCTGAACCCACGACCATTCCCGTCGAACAGGGCGCCGAAGCCACTAAGTAA
- a CDS encoding flavodoxin family protein produces MSEQLEKITKQQCTIAPATYDDLKVLFLNCTLERSPRMSHTEGLIGVAQGILDANNVSHKVIRPVDYEIAAGLGQDMSQTPEWERDDWPQIQAEVDACDILILCTSVWLGEKSSVCNRTLERMYGYTHSFNEKGQYRDYGKVGATLITGNEDGVKHCAMNILFSLSHIGYTVPPQADAGWMGEAGPGPSYRDPGSGGPENDFTNRNTTFLVWNCLHLARMLKDAGGIPAHGNQPEAWDAGCKSDFASPEHKR; encoded by the coding sequence ATGTCCGAGCAACTCGAGAAGATTACCAAGCAGCAGTGCACGATCGCCCCGGCGACCTACGACGACCTCAAGGTGCTGTTTCTCAACTGCACCCTCGAGCGTTCGCCGCGGATGTCCCACACCGAGGGGCTCATCGGTGTGGCGCAAGGCATCCTCGATGCGAACAACGTCAGCCACAAGGTCATCCGTCCGGTCGACTACGAGATCGCGGCCGGGCTCGGTCAAGACATGTCGCAGACCCCCGAATGGGAGCGTGACGACTGGCCGCAGATCCAGGCCGAGGTCGATGCCTGTGACATCCTGATCCTCTGCACTTCGGTGTGGCTCGGCGAGAAGTCGTCGGTCTGCAACCGCACGCTCGAACGCATGTACGGCTACACCCACTCGTTCAACGAGAAGGGCCAGTACCGCGACTACGGCAAGGTCGGCGCCACACTGATCACCGGCAACGAAGACGGCGTGAAGCACTGCGCGATGAACATCCTGTTCTCGCTGTCACACATCGGCTACACCGTCCCGCCCCAGGCCGATGCCGGGTGGATGGGTGAAGCCGGCCCGGGCCCGTCGTACCGCGATCCCGGCTCGGGCGGCCCCGAGAACGACTTCACCAACCGCAACACCACGTTCCTCGTGTGGAACTGCCTGCACCTGGCGCGCATGCTCAAAGACGCCGGCGGCATCCCGGCGCACGGCAACCAGCCCGAAGCCTGGGACGCGGGATGCAAGAGCGACTTCGCCAGCCCCGAGCACAAGCGCTGA
- the rho gene encoding transcription termination factor Rho, producing MAEKSTTTKKKVSKKKSSRKTKAKASSGEEKKVAPPAPQSDQELDAETQEHYEEAKKADLTVRDLEVMSDAELLKLAENEGLSEKDIEGLVKNRLIFKILEKHFSAKGLMYGEGVLEILPDGFGFLRSPDQSYLACPDDIYVSPSQIRRFGLKVGHVVAGTIRPPKESERYFALLRVDAINGEDPQHLNELKDFDDLTPLHPYERFVMETPGDDNNFEMRIVDLVAPVGKGQRGLIVAPPRTGKTVLLQKMAKSLIVNYPTCKVFVLLIDERPEEVTDFKANTPPEVEVVASTFDENTTRHVQVCEMVIEKSRRMVEYGHDVIILMDSITRMARAYNAEMPHTGKIMTGGLDSNALQRPKKFFGSARAIENGGSLTILATALTDTGSKADDIIFEEFKGTGNSELHLDRRLVEKRVYPAIDIAASGTRREELLMDPTELKLVYRLRKVLADMNVVEAMEMLKSRLMKTPTNAEFLMKMTGD from the coding sequence ATGGCTGAGAAATCCACCACGACCAAGAAAAAAGTCAGCAAGAAAAAATCTTCCCGAAAGACCAAAGCCAAGGCTTCGTCGGGTGAAGAAAAGAAAGTCGCTCCCCCCGCGCCGCAGTCCGACCAAGAGCTCGACGCCGAGACGCAGGAGCACTACGAGGAGGCCAAGAAGGCCGACCTCACCGTCCGCGACCTCGAAGTGATGAGCGACGCAGAACTGCTCAAGCTCGCCGAGAACGAAGGACTCAGCGAGAAGGACATCGAAGGCCTCGTCAAGAACCGTCTGATCTTCAAGATCCTCGAGAAGCACTTCTCGGCCAAGGGCCTGATGTACGGCGAAGGCGTTCTGGAAATCCTGCCGGACGGCTTCGGCTTCCTCCGCAGCCCCGACCAGTCCTACCTCGCTTGCCCGGACGACATCTACGTCAGCCCGTCGCAGATCCGCCGGTTCGGACTCAAGGTCGGCCACGTCGTCGCCGGCACGATCCGTCCGCCCAAGGAATCCGAGCGCTACTTCGCGCTGCTCCGCGTCGACGCCATCAACGGCGAAGACCCGCAGCACCTCAACGAGCTCAAAGACTTCGACGACCTCACGCCGCTCCACCCCTACGAGCGGTTCGTGATGGAAACCCCCGGCGACGACAACAACTTCGAGATGCGTATCGTCGACCTGGTCGCCCCCGTCGGTAAGGGTCAGCGTGGCCTGATCGTCGCGCCGCCGCGTACCGGTAAGACCGTCCTCCTCCAGAAGATGGCCAAGTCGCTGATCGTGAACTACCCGACCTGCAAGGTGTTCGTGCTGCTCATCGACGAACGCCCCGAGGAAGTCACCGACTTCAAGGCGAACACGCCCCCGGAAGTCGAAGTCGTCGCCTCGACGTTCGACGAGAACACCACCCGCCACGTACAGGTGTGTGAAATGGTCATCGAGAAGTCTCGCCGGATGGTCGAATACGGCCACGACGTGATCATCCTCATGGACTCGATCACCCGGATGGCCCGCGCCTACAACGCCGAGATGCCCCACACCGGCAAGATCATGACCGGCGGCCTCGACTCCAACGCCCTGCAACGCCCCAAGAAGTTCTTCGGCAGCGCCCGGGCGATCGAGAACGGCGGCTCGCTGACCATCCTCGCCACCGCGCTGACCGACACCGGCAGCAAGGCCGATGACATCATCTTCGAAGAGTTCAAGGGCACCGGTAACTCCGAGCTGCACCTGGACCGCCGCCTGGTCGAGAAACGGGTTTACCCCGCGATCGACATCGCCGCCTCGGGCACCCGCCGGGAAGAGCTGCTGATGGACCCGACCGAGCTGAAGCTGGTCTACCGCCTTCGCAAGGTGCTCGCCGACATGAACGTCGTCGAAGCCATGGAGATGCTCAAGAGCCGTCTGATGAAGACGCCGACCAACGCCGAGTTCCTGATGAAGATGACCGGCGATTGA